The Agromyces mangrovi genome contains a region encoding:
- a CDS encoding PTS sugar transporter subunit IIB has protein sequence MRIVTVCGVGIGTSAILKTNAERALDRLMLEADVTASDVDGVAAAARDAQVVLTSPELVDRVRTATAGLHAEIVVVQNYFDVDEIASVLESSIG, from the coding sequence GTGAGGATCGTCACGGTCTGCGGCGTCGGCATCGGGACCTCGGCCATCCTGAAGACCAACGCCGAGCGTGCGCTCGACCGGCTCATGCTCGAGGCCGACGTTACGGCGAGCGACGTCGACGGCGTCGCCGCGGCCGCGCGGGACGCGCAGGTCGTCCTGACGTCGCCGGAACTCGTCGACCGCGTCCGCACCGCGACGGCCGGCCTGCACGCCGAGATCGTCGTCGTGCAGAACTACTTCGACGTCGACGAGATCGCGTCGGTGCTCGAGTCGTCCATCGGCTGA
- a CDS encoding purine-nucleoside phosphorylase — protein MHAPNPLDDPSADPFEVARTAAAELAEATGVERHDIALTLGSGWGKAADLIGETTHTIPATDITGFGKPALEGHVGTLRSVLLPSGKRALVIGARTHYYEGHGVRRVVHSVRTAAAAGASVMILTNGAGGIREHWSPGTPVLIRDHINLTADSPLEGATFVDLTDLYSQRLRNVAHAIDPGLDEGVYTQFRGPHYETPAEVQMAKAIGGDIVGMSTALEAIAARQAGMEILGMSLITNLAAGIQTTPLSHEEVIEAGREAEPVISSLLARIVAEL, from the coding sequence ATGCACGCACCGAACCCGCTCGACGACCCGTCCGCAGATCCGTTCGAGGTGGCCCGCACCGCCGCGGCCGAGCTCGCGGAGGCCACCGGGGTCGAGCGCCACGACATCGCGCTGACCCTCGGCAGCGGCTGGGGCAAGGCGGCCGACCTCATCGGCGAGACGACCCACACCATCCCGGCGACCGACATCACCGGCTTCGGCAAGCCGGCCCTCGAGGGGCACGTCGGCACGCTGCGCTCGGTCCTCCTGCCGAGCGGCAAGCGTGCGCTCGTGATCGGCGCCCGCACGCACTACTACGAGGGGCACGGCGTGCGCCGCGTGGTGCATTCGGTGCGCACGGCGGCGGCCGCCGGGGCATCCGTCATGATCCTCACCAACGGTGCGGGCGGCATCCGCGAGCACTGGTCCCCCGGCACGCCGGTGCTGATCCGCGACCACATCAACCTCACGGCCGACTCGCCGCTCGAGGGCGCCACGTTCGTCGACCTCACCGACCTGTACTCGCAGCGCCTCCGCAACGTCGCGCACGCGATCGACCCGGGCCTCGACGAGGGCGTGTACACGCAGTTCCGCGGCCCGCACTACGAGACGCCCGCCGAGGTGCAGATGGCGAAGGCGATCGGCGGCGACATCGTCGGCATGTCGACCGCGCTCGAGGCGATCGCGGCGCGGCAGGCGGGCATGGAGATCCTGGGCATGTCGCTCATCACGAACCTCGCCGCGGGCATCCAGACCACGCCGCTCAGCCACGAGGAGGTCATCGAGGCCGGCCGCGAGGCGGAGCCCGTCATCTCCTCGCTGCTGGCCCGGATCGTCGCGGAGCTGTGA
- a CDS encoding NAD(P)H-quinone dehydrogenase, whose protein sequence is MAYEFERTQRIAVLGGGPGGYEAALAAAQLGAEVTLVERVGVGGSAVLTDVVPSKSLIATAEASNAVKEAADLGVQFYARGESGKPIRPEVAINLSAVNKRLLGLARQQSEDMRANLLDAGVRIVQGEGRLDGRDAVTVSTAPGDEGTDFDRIEADTIVVSVGASPRVLPTAVPDGERILTWTQLYQLQTIPKHLIVVGSGVTGAEFASAYRALGAEVTLISSRDQVLPGEDADAAAVIEKVFKRNGMHVLNKSRAESVVLDGEGVVATLTDGRTVEGSHCLMAVGSIPNTKDIGLAEAGVQLTGSGHIRVNRVARTSIPNIYAAGDCTTFPPLASVAAMQGRTAIFHAMGDIVNPPEERNITSNIFTQPEIATVGWNQKQIDDGIAQGLIYKLPLASNPRAKMMGIRDGFVKLFARTGSGTVIGGVIVAPKASELILPLTIAVEQRLTVDEVAEAFPVYPSLSGSLTDAARALHIVQ, encoded by the coding sequence ATGGCCTACGAGTTCGAGCGCACCCAGCGGATCGCAGTGCTCGGGGGTGGGCCCGGCGGGTACGAGGCCGCCCTCGCGGCAGCCCAGCTCGGTGCCGAGGTCACCCTCGTCGAACGCGTCGGCGTCGGCGGCTCGGCCGTGCTCACCGACGTGGTGCCGTCGAAGTCGCTCATCGCGACCGCGGAGGCGTCGAACGCCGTCAAGGAGGCCGCCGACCTCGGCGTGCAGTTCTACGCGCGCGGCGAGTCGGGCAAGCCCATCCGCCCCGAGGTCGCGATCAACCTGTCGGCCGTGAACAAGCGGCTGCTCGGGCTGGCGAGGCAGCAGTCGGAGGACATGCGCGCGAACCTGCTCGACGCGGGCGTGCGCATCGTGCAGGGCGAGGGCCGCCTCGACGGGCGCGACGCGGTGACCGTGTCGACCGCGCCCGGCGACGAGGGCACCGACTTCGACCGCATCGAGGCCGACACCATCGTCGTGTCGGTCGGTGCGAGCCCGCGCGTGCTGCCGACGGCGGTGCCCGACGGTGAGCGCATCCTCACCTGGACGCAGCTGTACCAGTTGCAGACGATCCCGAAGCACCTCATCGTGGTCGGCTCGGGCGTGACCGGCGCCGAGTTCGCGTCGGCGTACCGGGCGCTCGGCGCCGAGGTCACGCTCATTTCGAGCCGCGACCAGGTGCTGCCCGGCGAGGACGCCGACGCGGCAGCGGTGATCGAGAAGGTGTTCAAGCGCAACGGCATGCACGTGCTGAACAAGTCGCGCGCCGAGTCGGTCGTTCTCGACGGCGAGGGCGTCGTCGCGACCCTCACCGACGGGCGCACGGTCGAGGGGTCGCACTGCCTCATGGCGGTCGGATCGATCCCGAACACGAAGGACATCGGGCTCGCCGAGGCGGGCGTGCAGCTGACCGGGAGCGGGCACATCCGGGTCAACCGCGTGGCGCGCACGTCGATCCCGAACATCTACGCCGCGGGGGACTGCACGACCTTCCCGCCCCTCGCGTCGGTCGCGGCGATGCAGGGTCGCACCGCGATCTTCCACGCGATGGGCGACATCGTGAACCCGCCCGAGGAACGCAACATCACGTCGAACATCTTCACGCAGCCCGAGATCGCGACCGTCGGCTGGAACCAGAAGCAGATCGACGACGGCATCGCCCAGGGCCTCATCTACAAGCTCCCGCTCGCGTCGAACCCGCGCGCGAAGATGATGGGCATCCGCGACGGCTTCGTGAAGCTGTTCGCCCGCACCGGCTCCGGCACCGTGATCGGCGGCGTCATCGTCGCGCCGAAGGCGTCGGAGCTCATCCTGCCGCTCACGATCGCCGTGGAGCAGCGGCTCACGGTCGACGAGGTCGCCGAGGCGTTCCCCGTCTACCCGTCGCTGTCGGGCTCGCTCACCGACGCCGCGCGCGCCCTGCACATCGTGCAGTAG
- a CDS encoding acetyl/propionyl/methylcrotonyl-CoA carboxylase subunit alpha — translation MPRITKVLIANRGEIAVRVIRAARDSGIASVAVYADQDRDARHVKLADEAYALEGATSAETYLVIDKLLSVARRSGADAVHPGYGFLAENSDFARAVIDAGLVWIGPSPDAIEQLGDKVSARHIAEKVGAPLAPGTLNPVADAAEVLEFVDQHGLPVAIKAAFGGGGRGLKVARTREEVPELFDSATREAVAAFGRGECFVEKYLDQPRHVETQCLADAQGNVVVVSTRDCSLQRRHQKLVEEAPAPWLTEEQTRLLYESSKAILREVGYLGAGTCEFLIGADGTVSFLEVNTRLQVEHPVSEEVTGLDLVREQFRIAEGGVLDYDDPVAHGHSFEFRINGEDPGRNFLPAPGPVHQLRFPGGPGVRIDSGVTTGDEISGAFDSLLAKLIVTGSSREHALERARRALDEFEVAGLPTVLPFHRDIVRNDAFAPSDGEPFSVYTRWIETEYDNRIEPWSGELAEPAGPAAREEVVVEADGRRIAVSIPKRFAATSLQPTAGPAPRRRSAGHAVDTGGGDAVKAPMQATVVKVAVEPGQAVVKGDLILVLEAMKMEQPIAAHKDGVVSVVNAEVGVTVSSGHLLLAIGDA, via the coding sequence ATGCCGCGTATCACCAAGGTCCTCATCGCCAACCGGGGCGAGATCGCCGTCCGTGTCATCCGTGCCGCCCGCGACTCGGGCATCGCCTCGGTCGCGGTCTACGCCGACCAGGACCGCGACGCGCGCCACGTCAAGCTCGCCGACGAGGCGTACGCCCTCGAGGGCGCGACGAGCGCCGAGACCTACCTGGTGATCGACAAGCTCCTGTCGGTCGCACGACGCTCGGGCGCCGACGCGGTGCACCCTGGCTACGGCTTCCTCGCCGAGAACTCCGACTTCGCCCGCGCGGTCATCGACGCCGGCCTGGTCTGGATCGGCCCCTCCCCCGACGCGATCGAGCAGCTCGGCGACAAGGTCTCTGCGCGGCACATCGCCGAGAAGGTGGGCGCGCCGCTCGCGCCCGGCACCCTGAACCCCGTGGCGGACGCCGCCGAGGTGCTCGAGTTCGTCGACCAGCACGGCCTGCCCGTGGCGATCAAGGCCGCGTTCGGCGGCGGCGGACGCGGCCTCAAGGTCGCCCGCACGCGCGAGGAGGTGCCCGAGCTGTTCGACTCGGCCACCCGCGAGGCCGTCGCAGCCTTCGGCCGCGGCGAGTGCTTCGTCGAGAAGTACCTCGACCAGCCGCGCCACGTCGAGACCCAGTGCCTCGCCGACGCCCAGGGCAACGTCGTCGTGGTCTCCACCCGCGACTGCTCGCTGCAGCGGCGGCACCAGAAGCTCGTCGAGGAGGCGCCCGCGCCCTGGCTCACCGAGGAGCAGACGCGACTGCTGTACGAGTCGTCGAAGGCGATCCTGCGCGAGGTCGGCTACCTCGGCGCCGGCACCTGCGAGTTCCTCATCGGCGCCGACGGCACCGTGTCGTTCCTCGAGGTCAACACGCGCCTGCAGGTCGAGCACCCGGTCTCCGAGGAGGTCACCGGCCTCGACCTGGTGCGCGAGCAGTTCCGCATCGCCGAGGGTGGCGTGCTCGACTACGACGACCCGGTCGCGCACGGCCACTCGTTCGAGTTCCGCATCAACGGCGAGGACCCGGGCCGCAACTTCCTCCCGGCACCCGGCCCCGTGCACCAGCTCCGTTTCCCGGGCGGCCCCGGCGTGCGCATCGACTCGGGCGTGACCACGGGCGACGAGATCTCCGGCGCGTTCGACTCGCTGCTCGCGAAGCTCATCGTCACGGGCTCGTCGCGCGAGCACGCTCTCGAGCGCGCCCGCCGCGCCCTCGACGAGTTCGAGGTCGCCGGGCTGCCGACCGTGCTGCCGTTCCACCGCGACATCGTGCGCAACGACGCGTTCGCGCCCTCCGACGGCGAGCCCTTCTCCGTGTACACGCGCTGGATCGAGACCGAGTACGACAACCGCATCGAGCCGTGGTCGGGCGAGCTCGCCGAGCCCGCCGGTCCCGCTGCGCGCGAGGAGGTCGTGGTCGAGGCCGACGGCCGCCGCATCGCGGTGTCGATCCCGAAGCGCTTCGCCGCCACGTCGCTGCAGCCGACCGCAGGCCCCGCACCTCGTCGCCGCTCCGCGGGCCACGCGGTCGACACGGGCGGCGGCGACGCCGTGAAGGCGCCCATGCAGGCGACCGTCGTCAAGGTCGCGGTCGAGCCCGGCCAGGCCGTCGTGAAGGGCGACCTGATCCTCGTGCTCGAGGCCATGAAGATGGAGCAGCCGATCGCGGCGCACAAGGACGGCGTGGTCAGCGTCGTCAACGCCGAGGTCGGCGTGACCGTCTCGAGCGGCCACCTGCTGCTCGCCATCGGCGACGCCTGA
- a CDS encoding Maf family protein: protein MRLYLASTSPARLQLLRQAGIEPVAIPPGVDEEALVARTEAEEGPLPVDRMVQLLARAKAEALLGTGSGDGEGADATGPDGAPIDGLILGGDSAFLVDDVIHGKPHRPEVAAARWRAQRGRTGDLWSGHWLIDHRGGVARAAVGRPSVASVAFADLTDDEVDAYVATGEPLAVAGAFTVDSLGGPFITRVEGDPSTVVGLSLSTLRELVRELGVEWTSLWNRR from the coding sequence ATGCGCCTGTACCTCGCCTCGACCTCGCCCGCGCGGCTCCAGCTGCTGCGACAGGCCGGCATCGAGCCGGTCGCGATCCCGCCCGGGGTCGACGAGGAGGCGCTCGTCGCCCGCACCGAGGCCGAGGAGGGGCCGCTGCCGGTCGACCGCATGGTGCAGCTGCTCGCTCGCGCGAAGGCCGAGGCGCTGCTCGGCACGGGGTCCGGTGACGGCGAGGGTGCGGATGCCACGGGGCCCGACGGCGCCCCGATCGACGGGCTCATCCTCGGCGGCGACTCCGCGTTCCTCGTCGACGACGTCATCCACGGCAAGCCGCACCGCCCCGAGGTCGCGGCCGCGCGCTGGCGGGCGCAGCGCGGCCGCACGGGCGACCTCTGGTCGGGGCACTGGCTGATCGACCACCGGGGCGGCGTCGCGCGCGCGGCGGTCGGGCGCCCGTCGGTGGCATCCGTCGCCTTCGCCGACCTCACCGACGACGAGGTCGACGCCTACGTCGCCACCGGCGAGCCGCTCGCGGTCGCGGGCGCGTTCACCGTCGACTCGCTCGGCGGGCCGTTCATCACGCGCGTCGAGGGCGACCCGAGCACGGTTGTGGGGCTCTCGCTCTCCACCTTGCGCGAGCTGGTGCGCGAGCTCGGGGTCGAGTGGACCTCGCTCTGGAACCGGCGCTGA
- a CDS encoding class I SAM-dependent RNA methyltransferase, translating to MARTLELDVGPVAHGGVFVARHEGRVVFTSDALPGERVRAQVVDDRHDRYWRAETVEVLEASADRREHVWDAASIARAPAERAGGAEFGHIRLARQRELKADVLREAFERFARLEQAPVVEAVEPGADAPPGASDDGTAWRTRVRLQVAPDGTIGPFAARSHDVVPVDALPLAAPAVADTAPLGQRFPGAAHVDVVAPSSGGARVLVAERDRRGKPKRPPRGELSEVVEGREFTLEQGGFWQVHVNAARTLYRAVQDAIDEAAFDPRAANLDLYGGVGLLAAAVGDRFGETVRITTVEADERATDHAAANLADWVGASAVTARVDRFVQGLVATASRAERDALARSTVVLDPPRSGAGRAVSEALGELRPRQLVYVACDPVALARDVGYLREAGYELEELRAFDLFPNTHHVEAVARLGSIVA from the coding sequence ATGGCACGCACCCTCGAGCTCGACGTCGGACCGGTCGCACACGGGGGCGTGTTCGTGGCCCGTCACGAGGGTCGCGTCGTGTTCACGTCGGACGCGCTGCCGGGGGAGCGCGTGCGCGCGCAGGTGGTCGACGACCGGCACGACCGGTACTGGCGCGCCGAGACGGTCGAAGTGCTCGAGGCGTCCGCCGACCGTCGTGAGCACGTGTGGGATGCCGCCTCGATCGCGCGCGCCCCGGCCGAACGCGCGGGCGGCGCCGAGTTCGGGCACATCCGCCTCGCCCGCCAGCGCGAGCTCAAGGCCGACGTGCTGCGCGAGGCGTTCGAGCGCTTCGCCCGACTCGAGCAGGCGCCCGTGGTCGAGGCCGTCGAGCCGGGGGCGGACGCGCCGCCCGGGGCATCCGACGACGGCACCGCCTGGCGCACCCGGGTGCGCCTGCAGGTCGCGCCCGACGGCACGATCGGTCCGTTCGCGGCCCGCTCGCACGACGTCGTGCCGGTCGACGCCCTGCCGCTCGCCGCACCGGCAGTCGCGGACACGGCGCCGCTCGGCCAGCGCTTCCCCGGTGCCGCCCACGTCGACGTCGTGGCCCCGAGCAGCGGCGGCGCGCGCGTCCTGGTCGCGGAGCGCGATCGCCGGGGCAAGCCGAAGCGGCCGCCGCGGGGCGAGCTCTCCGAGGTCGTCGAGGGCCGCGAGTTCACGCTCGAGCAGGGCGGGTTCTGGCAGGTGCACGTCAACGCGGCCCGCACGCTCTACCGGGCGGTGCAGGACGCGATCGACGAGGCCGCGTTCGATCCGCGCGCGGCCAACCTGGACCTCTACGGCGGCGTCGGGCTCCTCGCCGCCGCGGTCGGCGACCGGTTCGGCGAGACCGTGCGCATCACGACCGTCGAGGCCGACGAGCGCGCCACCGACCACGCCGCCGCGAACCTCGCCGACTGGGTGGGGGCATCGGCCGTGACCGCGCGCGTCGACCGGTTCGTGCAGGGCCTCGTGGCGACCGCCTCGCGTGCGGAGCGCGACGCGCTGGCACGGTCCACCGTCGTGCTCGACCCGCCGCGCTCGGGCGCGGGGCGCGCGGTCAGCGAGGCGCTCGGGGAGCTGCGCCCGCGCCAGCTCGTCTACGTGGCCTGCGACCCGGTCGCGCTCGCGCGCGACGTGGGGTACCTGCGGGAGGCGGGCTACGAGCTGGAGGAGCTGCGCGCGTTCGACCTGTTCCCGAACACGCACCACGTCGAGGCGGTGGCGCGACTCGGCAGTATCGTTGCCTAG
- a CDS encoding response regulator transcription factor, whose amino-acid sequence MADAPRVAIVDDHEAVRLGLRAACTEAGYDVIATAATVPQLVERLGGESCDVVVLDLSLGDGTSVTDNVLAVRATGSAVLVHSIADRVASVRESLAAGAAGVIPKSSPMDVVIRSIATVANGDVLNNLEWASAIEADSEFAKAQLGRRERDVLHLYASGLPLKMVALQLGIAHSTAREYLDRIRAKYVEVGRPAPTKVDLLRRAVEDGILPGLDPEGGDGRG is encoded by the coding sequence GTGGCGGATGCGCCGCGCGTGGCGATCGTGGACGACCACGAGGCCGTGCGACTCGGCCTGCGCGCGGCCTGCACCGAGGCCGGGTACGACGTCATCGCCACCGCGGCGACCGTGCCCCAGCTGGTCGAACGGCTCGGCGGCGAGTCGTGCGACGTCGTCGTGCTCGACCTGTCGCTCGGCGACGGCACGTCGGTGACCGACAACGTGCTCGCCGTGCGAGCGACGGGATCCGCGGTGCTCGTGCACTCGATCGCCGACCGCGTGGCGAGCGTGCGCGAGTCGCTCGCCGCCGGCGCCGCGGGCGTCATCCCGAAGTCGTCGCCCATGGACGTCGTCATCCGGTCGATCGCGACGGTCGCGAACGGCGACGTGCTCAACAACCTCGAATGGGCGAGCGCGATCGAGGCGGACTCCGAGTTCGCCAAGGCGCAGCTCGGTCGCCGGGAGCGCGACGTGCTGCACCTGTACGCGTCGGGCCTGCCGCTGAAGATGGTCGCGCTCCAGCTCGGCATCGCGCACTCGACGGCGCGCGAGTACCTCGACCGCATCCGCGCGAAGTACGTCGAGGTCGGGCGTCCGGCGCCGACGAAGGTCGACCTGCTCCGCCGCGCGGTGGAGGACGGCATCCTGCCCGGCCTCGATCCCGAGGGCGGGGATGGCCGCGGCTGA
- a CDS encoding sensor histidine kinase — MAAAESPLARLSPRQRTAVTRAQIETVAARALGLFGLVFAAQTAPIALAQNPALFVGAGTVLMAVLYGGVASLAIASVTKIAVQRVSLLFAVAYAASVLAWNLLVADPAALDGSAPWIYYLCTVATTAACIALPLWGAVAYTVLVPIAYGVVRAGPAGGDAGILIAALDATYAIILGLVVLIIITMLRQASRAVDTAQEGALRRYDIAVRQHANEVERVRIDALVHDSVLTTMLTAAAAEDAQERARAARMARDAVARLAEAGAPGVPSAVERVELTVLVRRLRAALSTFATPFQIRVVHATGVHLPVEAIEAIYSAAVQGMVNSIQHGDVDEGRPIRRSLRVRGVGRAGSVVEIEDDGVGFERSLVPSGRLGIRMSIEERMSSAGGTARVASWPGEGTRVVICWPAELDETEGAS; from the coding sequence ATGGCCGCGGCTGAGTCGCCCCTCGCGCGCCTGAGCCCGCGCCAGCGCACGGCCGTCACCCGTGCGCAGATCGAGACCGTCGCCGCGCGGGCCCTCGGGTTGTTCGGCCTGGTCTTCGCCGCGCAGACCGCCCCGATCGCCCTCGCGCAGAACCCGGCCCTGTTCGTCGGCGCGGGCACCGTGCTCATGGCGGTGCTCTACGGCGGCGTCGCCTCGCTCGCCATCGCGAGCGTCACCAAGATCGCGGTGCAGCGGGTGAGTCTGCTGTTCGCGGTCGCCTACGCGGCCTCGGTGCTCGCCTGGAACCTGCTCGTGGCCGACCCCGCCGCGCTCGACGGCAGCGCGCCGTGGATCTACTACCTCTGCACGGTCGCCACCACCGCGGCGTGCATCGCGCTGCCCCTCTGGGGCGCCGTCGCGTACACCGTGCTCGTGCCGATCGCCTACGGCGTCGTGCGCGCGGGGCCGGCCGGCGGCGACGCGGGCATCCTGATCGCGGCGCTGGACGCCACCTACGCGATCATCCTGGGCCTCGTCGTGCTCATCATCATCACCATGCTGCGTCAGGCGTCGCGCGCGGTCGACACGGCGCAGGAGGGTGCGCTGCGTCGCTACGACATCGCCGTGCGCCAGCACGCGAACGAGGTCGAACGCGTGCGCATCGACGCGCTCGTGCACGACAGCGTGCTCACGACGATGCTGACCGCAGCAGCCGCCGAGGACGCCCAGGAGCGGGCGCGCGCGGCGCGGATGGCCCGCGATGCAGTCGCCCGGCTCGCGGAGGCCGGCGCCCCCGGGGTGCCCAGCGCGGTCGAGCGCGTCGAGCTGACGGTGCTCGTGCGCCGGCTCCGCGCGGCGCTGTCGACGTTCGCCACGCCGTTCCAGATCCGCGTGGTGCACGCGACCGGCGTGCACCTGCCCGTCGAGGCGATCGAGGCGATCTACTCGGCCGCGGTGCAGGGCATGGTCAACAGCATCCAGCACGGCGACGTCGACGAGGGGCGGCCGATCCGTCGGTCGCTGCGCGTGCGGGGCGTGGGCCGTGCGGGCTCGGTCGTCGAGATCGAGGACGACGGAGTCGGGTTCGAGCGGAGCCTCGTGCCGTCGGGCCGGCTCGGCATCCGCATGTCGATCGAGGAGCGCATGTCGAGCGCGGGCGGCACCGCCCGCGTCGCGAGCTGGCCCGGGGAGGGCACGCGCGTGGTGATCTGCTGGCCGGCCGAGCTCGACGAGACGGAGGGCGCATCGTGA
- a CDS encoding acyl-CoA carboxylase epsilon subunit: protein MAQITPPPDQEFDAADVRVLTPDVSAEEAAAAVAVVAAAIRAEQAERHAQPVRVRDQWSHPRARLRQPVVAEPGGWRSFRG from the coding sequence ATGGCCCAGATCACCCCGCCGCCGGACCAGGAGTTCGACGCGGCCGACGTGCGCGTGCTCACCCCGGACGTGTCCGCCGAGGAGGCCGCGGCCGCCGTCGCGGTCGTCGCAGCCGCCATCCGCGCCGAACAGGCCGAGCGGCACGCGCAGCCCGTGCGGGTGCGCGACCAATGGTCGCATCCGCGCGCCCGACTGCGGCAGCCGGTGGTCGCCGAACCGGGCGGCTGGCGGTCGTTCCGGGGCTGA